In the Pirellulales bacterium genome, one interval contains:
- a CDS encoding alpha/beta hydrolase: MPYLVHEGVRLNYRDAGQRGAAGVVLLHGLAANQAFWNLELVGQLAADWRVITYDLRGHGYSDTPADGYEPEAQARDLVALLDHLELPAAHLVGHSFGGLIALQAAIDSAPRVRSLVLADSRLAGLAPEQILPQQFDWRDLQRRLRRSGVRLAEHEAEIGLCLLEAIAGPRWLGVRQKARGQVKFLPFAASKRSGEQWLKLLQATQADRGFRDRGQVLPTTIAALDIPLLAVYGERSPHRASMQALAHWGRHVRCETVADGGHFHPAAEPLRFAAIVRAFLGEVATISPGAAEHA, encoded by the coding sequence ATGCCTTACCTCGTTCATGAAGGCGTCCGTTTGAACTATCGCGATGCCGGCCAGCGCGGGGCCGCGGGTGTCGTGTTGCTGCACGGCCTGGCGGCCAACCAGGCGTTCTGGAACCTGGAGCTGGTCGGCCAATTGGCGGCCGACTGGCGCGTCATCACCTACGATTTGCGCGGCCACGGATACAGCGACACTCCGGCCGACGGCTACGAGCCGGAGGCCCAGGCACGCGATCTCGTGGCGCTTTTGGACCACCTCGAGCTGCCCGCGGCGCATCTCGTGGGGCACAGCTTCGGTGGGCTGATCGCGCTGCAGGCCGCGATCGACTCTGCGCCGCGCGTACGTTCGCTCGTGCTGGCCGATTCGCGCCTGGCGGGCCTTGCTCCGGAGCAGATTCTGCCGCAGCAATTCGATTGGCGCGACTTGCAACGGCGCCTGCGGCGCAGCGGCGTGCGCCTCGCAGAACACGAAGCGGAAATCGGGCTGTGCCTGCTCGAAGCGATCGCTGGTCCGCGCTGGCTGGGCGTGCGTCAAAAGGCCCGCGGACAGGTCAAGTTTCTCCCCTTTGCCGCCTCAAAACGCTCGGGCGAACAATGGCTGAAGCTGCTGCAGGCGACGCAAGCAGATCGCGGCTTTCGCGACCGGGGCCAGGTCTTGCCCACGACGATCGCGGCGCTCGACATCCCCTTGTTGGCCGTCTACGGGGAACGGTCGCCGCATCGCGCCAGCATGCAGGCGCTGGCCCATTGGGGACGGCACGTGCGGTGCGAAACGGTCGCCGACGGCGGACACTTTCACCCGGCTGCCGAACCGCTGCGATTCGCCGCCATCGTGCGCGCGTTTCTCGGCGAAGTCGCTACAATCTCCCCGGGGGCAGCGGAGCACGCCTGA
- a CDS encoding tetratricopeptide repeat protein: MADLIPRLRPLGGDSAAHLALARGLFQCGRHGQALAELDKVLRENPELGAAHYLRGLVLARLADFSAATTALENAVRLDEELDGAWMALSYVRTELGLKEEALEAARRAVQIDEKNAQAYLMLGNALAALDRVKLAIAAYRRAVHYNPQLQMAHYRLASQLQKAGREQEAFDQVLKSQRLNPMDANSRLTLGDMLLSRGDVDGALREYKIASELSPTQGTPTYKVGLAFLQAEMRKEAIGAFRNAVRRDPKHIDSFLALAKIYLEDGEPVEAEAMCKAALEVDKRCPAANELMQQVQAALGNPAPAPPDPNA, encoded by the coding sequence ATGGCCGACCTGATTCCTCGACTCCGGCCGCTCGGCGGCGATTCGGCAGCACACCTGGCGCTTGCGCGGGGGCTGTTCCAATGCGGTCGCCACGGGCAGGCCCTGGCCGAGCTCGACAAGGTGCTGCGCGAGAATCCCGAGCTGGGGGCCGCCCACTATCTGCGCGGGCTCGTCCTGGCACGCCTGGCCGACTTCAGCGCCGCCACCACGGCCCTGGAAAACGCTGTCCGGCTCGACGAAGAGCTGGACGGGGCCTGGATGGCCCTGAGTTATGTGCGCACCGAGCTCGGCCTCAAAGAAGAGGCCCTCGAAGCCGCGCGGCGGGCCGTACAGATCGACGAAAAGAACGCTCAAGCCTATCTGATGCTCGGCAACGCGCTGGCTGCGCTCGACCGGGTCAAGCTGGCCATTGCCGCTTACCGCAGGGCTGTGCACTACAACCCGCAATTGCAGATGGCCCATTACCGCCTGGCGAGCCAATTGCAAAAGGCCGGGCGCGAACAAGAGGCCTTCGACCAGGTGCTCAAGTCGCAACGGCTCAACCCGATGGACGCCAACAGCCGCCTGACGCTGGGCGATATGCTGCTGTCGCGCGGCGATGTCGACGGAGCCTTGCGCGAATATAAGATCGCCTCGGAGCTTTCGCCGACGCAGGGCACGCCCACCTACAAGGTCGGGCTCGCGTTTCTGCAAGCCGAGATGCGCAAAGAGGCCATCGGCGCGTTCCGCAACGCCGTGCGCCGCGATCCCAAGCACATCGACAGCTTTCTAGCGCTGGCGAAGATCTATCTCGAAGACGGCGAACCTGTCGAGGCCGAGGCCATGTGCAAGGCAGCCCTGGAAGTCGACAAGCGTTGTCCGGCGGCCAACGAGTTGATGCAGCAGGTGCAGGCGGCGCTCGGCAACCCGGCGCCGGCACCGCCTGATCCAAACGCGTAG
- a CDS encoding CPBP family intramembrane metalloprotease — protein sequence MDEDASMASGADPSGGSEVPLDVMPAGPRGWTLLAWLVIAAVTALEIGWSQRSRDEPEVPVVRAGLQHLQSRIGDVLAQYLVAAAQMPGVNREDFYRQLQSAQLPGPLGALRRAVLAGELLGPERAAQELAEVKLPDGRTSDELHTAYRVLTDLYAAYLADDWAATSVSAADRAVLCEVLGWSGQLAVTPEKGPDQAARQRLLHSAARMLGVVFGGLFLVTIVLIAGCAALFLLAVLWLAGKLRSRVVTGLPHGGVYAETFAVWVVTFLLASLAADLLVAEEHQFAALLVLFPATLGALAWPVCRGVPWRQVREDIGWTRGAGLLVEAPLGLVTYIAVWPLLAVAMFVTIALMSALSGAAGPDGSDVPGHPVVDWLVQSGWGARVQLMILACVMAPLVEETFYRGVLFRHLRELTGRWQVTMSVVAATLINAVMFAAVHPQGLLGIPLLSTLAVGFSLVRQWRGTLIPCMVAHAVTNGLTTSLVLLLI from the coding sequence ATGGACGAAGATGCCAGCATGGCCTCGGGGGCAGATCCCTCTGGCGGTTCCGAAGTGCCTCTCGACGTGATGCCGGCGGGCCCTCGCGGCTGGACGCTGCTCGCCTGGCTGGTGATTGCCGCCGTGACCGCGCTGGAAATCGGTTGGAGCCAGCGCTCGCGCGACGAACCCGAGGTGCCGGTCGTGCGTGCCGGGCTGCAACATTTGCAGTCGCGCATCGGCGATGTGTTGGCCCAGTACCTGGTCGCCGCGGCGCAGATGCCGGGCGTGAACCGCGAGGATTTTTACCGCCAACTTCAATCGGCCCAGCTCCCCGGACCGCTGGGCGCTCTGCGCAGAGCGGTTCTCGCCGGCGAACTGCTGGGGCCAGAGCGCGCGGCCCAGGAACTGGCCGAGGTCAAACTGCCCGATGGGCGGACGTCCGATGAGCTGCACACTGCCTATCGAGTGCTTACCGACCTGTATGCCGCCTACCTGGCGGACGATTGGGCCGCTACGAGCGTTTCCGCCGCCGATCGGGCCGTTTTGTGCGAGGTGCTCGGCTGGTCCGGTCAGCTTGCAGTCACGCCAGAGAAAGGGCCCGACCAGGCGGCGCGCCAGCGGTTATTGCATTCGGCCGCGCGGATGCTCGGAGTTGTCTTCGGCGGGCTCTTCCTTGTGACCATCGTACTAATCGCCGGCTGTGCAGCCCTGTTTCTGCTGGCCGTCTTGTGGCTCGCCGGCAAGCTGCGATCGCGCGTTGTGACCGGATTGCCCCACGGCGGGGTGTATGCCGAAACGTTTGCCGTGTGGGTCGTGACGTTTCTTTTAGCCAGCCTCGCCGCGGACTTGCTCGTGGCCGAGGAACACCAGTTCGCGGCGCTGCTGGTGCTCTTTCCGGCGACGTTGGGAGCGCTCGCCTGGCCGGTGTGTCGGGGTGTGCCGTGGCGCCAGGTGCGCGAAGACATCGGCTGGACCCGGGGCGCGGGATTGCTCGTCGAGGCGCCCCTGGGACTCGTGACCTATATCGCCGTCTGGCCGCTGCTGGCGGTGGCCATGTTCGTGACCATCGCCTTGATGAGTGCGCTGTCCGGCGCCGCGGGGCCCGACGGGTCGGACGTACCCGGCCACCCTGTGGTCGACTGGCTCGTGCAGTCGGGCTGGGGCGCGCGGGTCCAGTTGATGATTCTGGCCTGTGTCATGGCGCCGCTGGTCGAGGAGACGTTCTATCGCGGCGTGTTGTTTCGCCATCTGCGCGAGTTGACCGGGCGCTGGCAAGTGACGATGAGCGTGGTCGCGGCCACGTTGATCAATGCGGTGATGTTCGCCGCGGTCCATCCCCAGGGCCTGCTGGGAATTCCGCTGCTGAGCACCTTGGCCGTCGGGTTTTCGTTGGTTCGGCAGTGGCGCGGAACGCTGATTCCCTGCATGGTGGCCCATGCTGTTACCAACGGCCTGACGACCTCGCTGGTGCTGCTCTTGATCTGA
- a CDS encoding alkaline phosphatase family protein — protein MQPTVLIGLDGATYSILDPLMAAGQMPHLQQFLARGVRAELLTTPHPLTPPAWTTLMTGRSPGHHGIFDFLRSEVRAGGAFFTLNNFRDIHCETIWSIVSRQGGSVTSLNFPLMAPPPKVSGSIVPGLLSWRHLRRNIHPVELYDELKGLPGFNPNEISWDFEHEKKAMQILEDEELEPWTQFHIVRERHWFEITRHIMEQHPADLTAVMFDGVDKLQHGCWRFLDPRYFSAQPSAFERRMRELCVQYFHELDGFIGRIVALAGPQARVFIASDHGFGPTETVFRINKWLESQGYLQWADRTAEKPAAGHFVALDWERTIAYAPSGATNGIHIRVAHGPGETGVAANEYHAFREQLIAKLKELRHPETGVPLVRDVLLREQAFPGEAGKSGPDLTLVLFDHGFFSVLDAEPIVWQRPLVAGTHCPEGVFAAAGPGIPRGIAVSQQSILDVAATLLYSLGLPVPSDFEGKVMQAAFEPAQLQAQPIVTGPPTTSPSGTVERVAVDADAEADSDEKILQRLRALGYVE, from the coding sequence TTCTCGACCCGCTGATGGCGGCCGGGCAGATGCCGCACCTGCAACAGTTCCTGGCCCGTGGCGTCCGCGCCGAGCTGCTGACGACGCCGCATCCGCTCACGCCCCCGGCCTGGACGACGCTGATGACCGGTCGCAGCCCGGGGCATCACGGAATCTTCGATTTCTTGCGTTCCGAGGTCCGCGCCGGCGGCGCGTTCTTCACGCTCAACAACTTTCGCGACATTCACTGCGAAACGATCTGGTCGATCGTCAGCCGCCAGGGCGGTAGCGTCACTTCGCTCAACTTTCCGCTGATGGCGCCGCCGCCCAAGGTTTCCGGCTCGATCGTGCCCGGCCTGCTGTCGTGGCGGCATCTGCGCCGCAACATCCACCCGGTCGAGCTGTATGACGAGCTCAAGGGCCTGCCCGGCTTCAATCCCAACGAGATCTCGTGGGATTTCGAGCACGAGAAGAAGGCCATGCAGATCCTCGAAGACGAGGAGCTCGAACCGTGGACCCAGTTTCACATCGTGCGCGAACGGCACTGGTTCGAGATCACCAGGCACATCATGGAACAACACCCGGCCGACCTGACGGCCGTCATGTTCGACGGGGTCGACAAGCTCCAGCACGGCTGTTGGCGATTCCTCGATCCGCGCTACTTCAGCGCTCAGCCTAGCGCGTTCGAACGGCGGATGCGCGAGCTGTGCGTGCAATACTTCCACGAGCTCGACGGCTTCATCGGCCGCATCGTCGCGCTGGCCGGCCCGCAGGCGCGCGTCTTCATCGCTTCGGACCACGGCTTCGGGCCTACCGAGACGGTGTTCCGCATCAACAAATGGCTCGAAAGCCAGGGCTACCTCCAATGGGCCGATCGTACGGCCGAGAAGCCCGCCGCCGGCCATTTCGTGGCGCTCGATTGGGAGCGGACGATAGCCTATGCCCCCAGCGGCGCGACCAACGGCATTCACATCCGCGTGGCGCACGGCCCTGGTGAAACGGGCGTGGCGGCAAACGAATATCACGCCTTCCGCGAGCAGCTTATCGCCAAGCTCAAGGAGCTGCGCCACCCGGAAACCGGCGTGCCGCTGGTACGTGACGTGTTGCTGCGCGAGCAGGCATTTCCTGGCGAGGCCGGCAAGTCGGGGCCCGACTTGACGCTCGTCCTGTTCGATCACGGTTTCTTCTCGGTGCTCGACGCCGAGCCGATCGTCTGGCAACGGCCGCTGGTCGCGGGAACGCACTGTCCCGAGGGGGTCTTCGCCGCGGCTGGCCCCGGCATTCCGCGCGGCATTGCCGTGTCGCAGCAGTCGATTCTCGACGTGGCGGCCACGCTGCTTTACAGCCTAGGCTTGCCGGTTCCCAGCGACTTCGAGGGGAAGGTGATGCAGGCGGCGTTCGAGCCGGCCCAGCTTCAGGCCCAGCCGATCGTCACCGGGCCGCCGACGACTTCGCCCTCGGGCACGGTCGAGCGCGTCGCGGTCGACGCGGACGCCGAAGCCGACTCGGACGAAAAGATCCTGCAGCGATTGCGAGCCCTGGGCTACGTCGAATAG